The proteins below are encoded in one region of Qipengyuania sp. HL-TH1:
- a CDS encoding type 1 glutamine amidotransferase domain-containing protein has product MTRILMVATSADRMTPGTEPTGVWLEELTTPYYAFRDAGAEVTLASIKGGAIPVDQRSVNADGENDASVERYLKDDALKAEVAGTPVFTTIDPAGYDALFLPGGHGTMFDYPGSDELARLVERFDREGKIVAAVCHGPAGLVSAKKADGTPFVAGRRVAGFTDSEERAVGLDQAVPFLLETRLKELGGKHEGGPDFSPFALRDGNLVTGQNPASATRTAELVMEVLKDKVA; this is encoded by the coding sequence ATGACCCGCATTCTCATGGTAGCCACCTCCGCCGACCGCATGACTCCCGGCACCGAACCGACGGGTGTCTGGCTCGAGGAACTCACCACCCCGTATTATGCCTTCCGTGATGCGGGCGCCGAGGTGACGCTGGCCTCGATCAAGGGCGGCGCCATCCCCGTCGACCAGCGCAGCGTCAACGCCGACGGCGAGAACGACGCTTCGGTCGAGCGCTATCTGAAGGACGACGCCCTGAAGGCCGAGGTTGCCGGCACCCCGGTATTCACCACTATCGATCCTGCCGGCTACGACGCGCTGTTCCTGCCCGGCGGCCACGGCACCATGTTCGATTACCCCGGCAGCGACGAACTGGCCCGCCTGGTCGAACGCTTCGATCGCGAAGGCAAGATCGTCGCCGCCGTCTGCCATGGACCGGCGGGGCTGGTCTCGGCGAAGAAGGCCGATGGCACGCCCTTCGTCGCAGGCCGCCGTGTCGCGGGCTTCACCGACAGCGAGGAACGCGCGGTCGGCCTCGATCAGGCGGTGCCGTTCCTGCTCGAAACGCGCCTCAAGGAACTTGGGGGCAAGCACGAGGGCGGCCCCGATTTTTCCCCCTTCGCCCTGCGCGATGGGAATCTGGTGACCGGTCAGAACCCCGCCAGCGCTACCCGCACCGCGGAGCTCGTGATGGAAGTCCTCAAGGATAAGGTCGCCTGA
- a CDS encoding VOC family protein, translating to MRYLHTMLRVADPEAAIRFFTLLGIKETRRMDNQAGRYTLIYLAADEDFRGDGEQGDAEVELTYNWPPEDGSPAETYTGGRNFGHLAYSVDDIYETCARLQAGGVTINRPPRDGYMAFVRSPDGISIELLQKGEHKAPAEPWASMPNTGEW from the coding sequence ATGCGCTATCTCCACACCATGCTGCGCGTCGCCGATCCCGAGGCGGCGATCCGGTTCTTCACGCTGCTGGGTATCAAGGAGACCCGGCGCATGGATAACCAGGCCGGACGTTACACTTTGATCTACCTTGCCGCCGACGAGGATTTCCGCGGCGACGGCGAGCAGGGCGATGCCGAGGTCGAGCTGACGTACAACTGGCCGCCCGAGGACGGCAGCCCTGCCGAGACATACACGGGGGGCCGAAACTTCGGCCATCTCGCCTACAGTGTCGACGACATCTACGAAACTTGCGCGCGGCTGCAGGCGGGCGGCGTGACGATCAATCGCCCCCCGCGTGACGGATACATGGCGTTCGTCCGCTCGCCGGACGGGATCTCGATCGAACTGCTGCAGAAGGGCGAACACAAGGCTCCGGCCGAACCCTGGGCCTCCATGCCCAACACGGGCGAATGGTGA